Below is a genomic region from Cellulomonas sp. P24.
CCATCCCACCGAAGAAGCCGGTGATGACGTTCGCGACCCCCTGCCCCCAGGCCTCCCGGGTCTTGGGCGAGTGGGTGTCGGTGACGTCGTCGACGAGCTTGGCGGTCATGAGGGACTCCATCAGCCCGACCAGCGCCATGGCGACCGCGAACGGCGCGACGATGCGCAGCGTGTCGACGGTCATCGGTACGTGCGGGAGCCCGAGCGTCGGCAGCGAGTCCGGCAGCTTCCCCTCGTCACCGACGGTCGGCATCGCGATCCTGGCACCGACGGTCACCGCCGTGAGCACGAGGATCGCGACGAGCGGCGCGGGTACCGCGGTGGTGACCCTGGGCAGGACGACCATGATCGCGATCCCGACCGCCACGGCCACGTACACCTGCCAGGGGACGTGCGTCAGGTACGGGAGCTGGGCGAGGAAGATGAGGATCGCGAGGGCGTTGACGAACCCCACCATGACGGCGCGCGGGATGAAGCGCATGAGCCGCGCCACGCCGAGGACCGCGAGCAGGACCTGGACGACGCCGCCGAGGATGACGGTCGCGATCAGGTAGTCGATGCCATGGTCGCGCACGACGGGCGCGACCACGAGCGCGACGGATCCGGTCGCTGCGGAGATCATGGCGGGCCGGCCGCCGAGGAACGCGATCGAGACCGCCATCGTGAAGGCGGCGAAGAGGCCGACCCGTGGATCGACCCCGGCGATGATCGAGAACGAGATCGCCTCGGGGATCAGGGCGAGAGCGACGACCAGCCCTGCCAGCACCTCGGTACGCAGCCGGCGAGGGGACCTCAGCGCAGCGGCGACCGAGGTCACGTCGTTCGCGGGCCTCGGGCTTGCGGGCTCTGCGCCGTGGGCACCGGAAGCCCGTCGTGGGCGCAGACGGGCAGAGAGGGGCGTCGTCACGGGGCTGGCTCCAAGCGTGCGGGTGCACGCGGGCGTGCCCAGAAGGTCAGGTGGGGGAGGGCGCGTCGTCACACCCCGCGTGACGGCGACCACATCCCGCCTGCTCGCGACGCACAGGGCGCGGCGGTCGGTGTGGCACTGCGCCACGCGTCGTCCCACTCTAGCGTCGCCCGGCGGCCCCGCCCGGTCGCGAGACGGACCGTCGGGGCGCGCCGGGCCTGCTCACGCCTGCGGCAGCCGCTCGCGCCACCCCGGGAAGATCGCGTCGGCGTCACCGGGGAAGGACGCGAACGCGCGGGCGAGCTCGTGGTGGGTCCTGGCCCACTCGACCGTGTCGGCGCCGGCCTTCCAGCCGTCGTAGGCCTGCCGGAGCGAGAGTGCACCGGCGGCGGGTCCGTCGAGGTGCCCGTAGGCGCCGCCGCCCGCGGTGCTGATGAGGTTGCCGTGCCCGAGGTTGGCGAAGAAACCGGGCAGGCGCAGGGCGTTCATGCCGCCCGAGATGATCGGGGTCGTGGCCTTGATGCCGTCCCACCTCTGGAGGTACACGGGACCCTGCGCCTCGTCACGTTCGATCATGTAGGCGATCGCGCGGTCGTCCGACCCGCCCTCCATCTTCCCGTAGCCCATCGTCCCGACATGGATCGCCGAGGCACCTTGCAGGCGCGCCATCTTGGCCAGCACGAAGGCCGTGTAGCCGCGCTTCGAGCTGGGGGAGGTGATCGCGCCGTGGCCGGCCCGGTGGTAGTGCAGGAACTGGTTCGGGTACTGGCGTCGCGCGGTCGTGACCATGCCGGGCCCGCCGACGTAGCCGTCGACCAGGAACGCGAGCTTGTTGGCGTCCGGTCCGAAGGTCTCGAGCGCGAAGTCGGCGCGCGCCAGCATCTCGTGATGGTCGTCCGCCGTGATGTTCATCGAGAACAGCTTCGCCTCGCCGGTCTCGTCCATCGCGCGTTTCATCGCGTCGTAGACCAGGGGGATCGTCTTCTTGATCGGCGAGAACACCTGGTTGCCCTGGGGCTCGTCGTTCTTGATGAAGTCCCCGCCCAGCCAGAACCGGTAGGCGGCCTCGGCGAAGGGCTCGGGTCGCAGCCCGAGCTTGGGCTTGATGATCGTCCCGGCGATGAACCCGCCGTCGGTGACCGGGCGTCCGAGGATGCGCCACAGGTCCTGGATGTTCATCGACGGCCCGTCGAACTGCCGGACGACCTCCGGCGGGACCCAGAAGTCGATCATCTTGGCGTGCGCGATGTCGCCCATGCCCTGGTTGTTGCCGATCGTCAGGGTGAGGAACGAGACCATCATCATCCGGCCGTCGGTGACGTTGCGGTCGAACAGGTCGAGCGGGTACGCGATCCGCAGGTCCTCGGTCGCCTCGTCGGCGTGGTAGACGAGGGCGTCGACACCCTTGGTGAAGTCATCGGTCGTGGAGACCTCGACGTTCGTGCCGGTCGAGGACTCCGCGGCGAAGTGGGCGGCGGCCTCGAGGTAGGCGACGCCTGCCTTCGGCTTCATCCGGTACGCGCACAGGATGTGCTTGCCACCGGCGATGAGCTCGGCCTCGCTCAGGCTCAGGTCCGCGTAGCGGTGTGACTGGTCCATGTGCTGCTCCTTAGTGGGGTGGTCCGGGTCGCGCGGGGGTGCCGGGGTGGTCGGTCACGGGCTGACGGGTGTCGTGGAGGGCGGTGAGGTCGGCGAGCGTCACCCCGGTGAGGTCGGGCAGGACGGCGAGC
It encodes:
- a CDS encoding SulP family inorganic anion transporter, with the translated sequence MRPRRASGAHGAEPASPRPANDVTSVAAALRSPRRLRTEVLAGLVVALALIPEAISFSIIAGVDPRVGLFAAFTMAVSIAFLGGRPAMISAATGSVALVVAPVVRDHGIDYLIATVILGGVVQVLLAVLGVARLMRFIPRAVMVGFVNALAILIFLAQLPYLTHVPWQVYVAVAVGIAIMVVLPRVTTAVPAPLVAILVLTAVTVGARIAMPTVGDEGKLPDSLPTLGLPHVPMTVDTLRIVAPFAVAMALVGLMESLMTAKLVDDVTDTHSPKTREAWGQGVANVITGFFGGMGGCAMIGQTMINVKVSGARTRLSTFLAGVFLLILVVSLGDVVAVVPMAALVAVMIMVSVGTFDWHSVRPATLRRMPRGYTLIMLATVAVTVLTHSLAYGVLTGVVLSALVFVRDVAHVTEVVDIDHPDEDTRVYAVLGELFFASSNDLVYQFDYVGDPTNVVIDMSGSHIWDVSTVATLDAIVTKYAAKGKNATIIGMNDASAERHLHLAGHLGAGH
- a CDS encoding ribulose-bisphosphate carboxylase, with product MDQSHRYADLSLSEAELIAGGKHILCAYRMKPKAGVAYLEAAAHFAAESSTGTNVEVSTTDDFTKGVDALVYHADEATEDLRIAYPLDLFDRNVTDGRMMMVSFLTLTIGNNQGMGDIAHAKMIDFWVPPEVVRQFDGPSMNIQDLWRILGRPVTDGGFIAGTIIKPKLGLRPEPFAEAAYRFWLGGDFIKNDEPQGNQVFSPIKKTIPLVYDAMKRAMDETGEAKLFSMNITADDHHEMLARADFALETFGPDANKLAFLVDGYVGGPGMVTTARRQYPNQFLHYHRAGHGAITSPSSKRGYTAFVLAKMARLQGASAIHVGTMGYGKMEGGSDDRAIAYMIERDEAQGPVYLQRWDGIKATTPIISGGMNALRLPGFFANLGHGNLISTAGGGAYGHLDGPAAGALSLRQAYDGWKAGADTVEWARTHHELARAFASFPGDADAIFPGWRERLPQA